One part of the Sciurus carolinensis chromosome 6, mSciCar1.2, whole genome shotgun sequence genome encodes these proteins:
- the Hars2 gene encoding histidine--tRNA ligase, mitochondrial isoform X3 translates to MPQLGLLPRRTWAALLSQLLRPPHSACIPAVGCHSQVAEAVLTSHLKPHQEKPNFIIKIPKGTRDLSPEQMVVREKILDMVVSCFKRHGAKGLDTPAFELKETLTEKYEENSGLIYDLKDQGGELLSLRYDLTKMKRYQVGKVWRRESPTIVQGRYREFCQCDFDIAGQFDPMIPDAECLKIICEILSGLQLGDFLIKVNDRRIVDGMFAVCGVPESKFRAICASMDKLDKMSWRDVRHEMVAKKGLSPEVADRIGEYAQCHGGVSLIEQMFQDPRLSQNKQALEGLGDLKLLFEYLTLFGIAEKICFDLSLARGLDYYTGVIYEAVLLQTPTQTGEETLNVGSVAAGGRYDELVAMFDPKGHKVPCVGLSIGVERIFSIVEQRMKTSFKKVRTTETQVFVATPQKNFLRERLKLIAELWNAGIKAEMLYKNNPKLLTQLHYCENTGIPFVVIIGEQEQKEGVIKLRSVASRKEVAIKRENLVAEIQKRLSES, encoded by the exons ATGCCCCAGCTCGGACTTCTGCCCAGGAGGACCTGGGCTGCGCTGCTCAGCCAGCTCCTGCGACCGCCCCACTCTGCGTGCATCCCTGCAGTCGGTTGTCATAGCCAG gtTGCAGAGGCAGTGTTAACATCCCATCTGAAACCACATCAAGAGAAACCAAATTTTATCATTAAGATACCAAAG GGCACCAGGGATCTTAGTCCTGAACAGATGGTTGTGAGGGAGAAAATTCTTGATATGGTCGTCAGCTGTTTTAAACGTCATGGAGCAAAGGGTTTGGATACCCCAGCATTTGAGTTAAAG GAAACACTTACTGAGAAATATGAAGAGAATTCTGGGCTCATTTATGATCTGAAGGATCAAGGTGGAGAACTGCTGTCCCTTCGCTATGACCTTACT aagatgaAACGCTACCAAGTTGGAAAGGTGTGGCGGCGAGAGAGCCCAACGATAGTCCAAGGCCGCTACAGAGAGTTCTGCCAGTGT GATTTTGACATTGCTGGTCAGTTCGACCCAATGATCCCTGATGCAGAATGTTTGAAGATCATATGTGAAATCCTAAGTGGGTTGCAGCTAGGGGACTTTCTCATTAAG GTCAATGATCGGCGGATTGTGGATGGAATGTTTGCTGTCTGTGGTGTTCCTGAAAGCAAGTTCCGTGCCATCTGTGCCTCGATGGACAAACTAGACAAG ATGTCTTGGAGAGATGTGAGACATGAGATGGTGGCAAAGAAAGGCTTGTCTCCTGAGGTGGCTGATCGAATTGGGGAGTATGCCCAATGCCATG GTGGAGTATCCCTGATAGAGCAAATGTTCCAGGATCCCAGACTATCTCAGAATAAGCAGGCCTTGGAAGGCCTGGGGGACCTGAAGCTGCTTTTTGAATACTTGACTTTATTTGGAATTGCTGAGAAG ATTTGCTTTGACCTAAGCCTGGCTCGGGGCTTGGATTACTATACAGGAGTGATCTATGAAGCAGTACTGCTACAGACCCCAACTCAGACTGGAGAGGAAACCCTGAATGTGGGCAGTGTGGCAGCTGGTGGGCGCTATGATGAGCTGGTGGCCATGTTTGACCCCAAGGGCCACAAGGTGCCATGTGTAGGGCTGAGCATTGGAGTAGAGCGAATCTTCTCCATTGTGGAGCAGAGGATGAAG ACTTCTTTTAAGAAGGTACGCACCACAGAGACCCAAGTGTTTGTGGCCACACCCCAGAAGAACTTTCTCCGAGAACGGTTGAAACTGATTGCAGAGCTTTGGAATGCTGGGATTAAG GCAGAGATGCTATACAAGAACAACCCTAAACTATTAACCCAACTGCACTATTGTGAGAACACAGGCATTCCATTTGTGGTCATTATTGGTGAGCAAGAACAGAAGGAAGGGGTCATCAAGCTCCGATCGGTGGCCAGCAGAAAGGAG GTTGCCATTAAACGGGAAAATCTTGTGGCTGAAATTCAGAAGCGACTGTCTGAGTCTTGA
- the Hars2 gene encoding histidine--tRNA ligase, mitochondrial isoform X2, whose protein sequence is MPQLGLLPRRTWAALLSQLLRPPHSACIPAVGCHSQVAEAVLTSHLKPHQEKPNFIIKIPKGTRDLSPEQMVVREKILDMVVSCFKRHGAKGLDTPAFELKETLTEKYEENSGLIYDLKDQGGELLSLRYDLTVPFARYLAMNKLKKMKRYQVGKVWRRESPTIVQGRYREFCQCDFDIAGQFDPMIPDAECLKIICEILSGLQLGDFLIKVNDRRIVDGMFAVCGVPESKFRAICASMDKLDKMSWRDVRHEMVAKKGLSPEVADRIGEYAQCHGGVSLIEQMFQDPRLSQNKQALEGLGDLKLLFEYLTLFGIAEKICFDLSLARGLDYYTGVIYEAVLLQTPTQTGEETLNVGSVAAGGRYDELVAMFDPKGHKVPCVGLSIGVERIFSIVEQRMKTSFKKVRTTETQVFVATPQKNFLRERLKLIAELWNAGIKAEMLYKNNPKLLTQLHYCENTGIPFVVIIGEQEQKEGVIKLRSVASRKEVAIKRENLVAEIQKRLSES, encoded by the exons ATGCCCCAGCTCGGACTTCTGCCCAGGAGGACCTGGGCTGCGCTGCTCAGCCAGCTCCTGCGACCGCCCCACTCTGCGTGCATCCCTGCAGTCGGTTGTCATAGCCAG gtTGCAGAGGCAGTGTTAACATCCCATCTGAAACCACATCAAGAGAAACCAAATTTTATCATTAAGATACCAAAG GGCACCAGGGATCTTAGTCCTGAACAGATGGTTGTGAGGGAGAAAATTCTTGATATGGTCGTCAGCTGTTTTAAACGTCATGGAGCAAAGGGTTTGGATACCCCAGCATTTGAGTTAAAG GAAACACTTACTGAGAAATATGAAGAGAATTCTGGGCTCATTTATGATCTGAAGGATCAAGGTGGAGAACTGCTGTCCCTTCGCTATGACCTTACT GTCCCCTTTGCTCGTTATTTGGCCatgaataaattgaagaagatgaAACGCTACCAAGTTGGAAAGGTGTGGCGGCGAGAGAGCCCAACGATAGTCCAAGGCCGCTACAGAGAGTTCTGCCAGTGT GATTTTGACATTGCTGGTCAGTTCGACCCAATGATCCCTGATGCAGAATGTTTGAAGATCATATGTGAAATCCTAAGTGGGTTGCAGCTAGGGGACTTTCTCATTAAG GTCAATGATCGGCGGATTGTGGATGGAATGTTTGCTGTCTGTGGTGTTCCTGAAAGCAAGTTCCGTGCCATCTGTGCCTCGATGGACAAACTAGACAAG ATGTCTTGGAGAGATGTGAGACATGAGATGGTGGCAAAGAAAGGCTTGTCTCCTGAGGTGGCTGATCGAATTGGGGAGTATGCCCAATGCCATG GTGGAGTATCCCTGATAGAGCAAATGTTCCAGGATCCCAGACTATCTCAGAATAAGCAGGCCTTGGAAGGCCTGGGGGACCTGAAGCTGCTTTTTGAATACTTGACTTTATTTGGAATTGCTGAGAAG ATTTGCTTTGACCTAAGCCTGGCTCGGGGCTTGGATTACTATACAGGAGTGATCTATGAAGCAGTACTGCTACAGACCCCAACTCAGACTGGAGAGGAAACCCTGAATGTGGGCAGTGTGGCAGCTGGTGGGCGCTATGATGAGCTGGTGGCCATGTTTGACCCCAAGGGCCACAAGGTGCCATGTGTAGGGCTGAGCATTGGAGTAGAGCGAATCTTCTCCATTGTGGAGCAGAGGATGAAG ACTTCTTTTAAGAAGGTACGCACCACAGAGACCCAAGTGTTTGTGGCCACACCCCAGAAGAACTTTCTCCGAGAACGGTTGAAACTGATTGCAGAGCTTTGGAATGCTGGGATTAAG GCAGAGATGCTATACAAGAACAACCCTAAACTATTAACCCAACTGCACTATTGTGAGAACACAGGCATTCCATTTGTGGTCATTATTGGTGAGCAAGAACAGAAGGAAGGGGTCATCAAGCTCCGATCGGTGGCCAGCAGAAAGGAG GTTGCCATTAAACGGGAAAATCTTGTGGCTGAAATTCAGAAGCGACTGTCTGAGTCTTGA
- the Hars2 gene encoding histidine--tRNA ligase, mitochondrial isoform X1 → MPQLGLLPRRTWAALLSQLLRPPHSACIPAVGCHSQVAEAVLTSHLKPHQEKPNFIIKIPKGTRDLSPEQMVVREKILDMVVSCFKRHGAKGLDTPAFELKETLTEKYEENSGLIYDLKDQGGELLSLRYDLTEVPFARYLAMNKLKKMKRYQVGKVWRRESPTIVQGRYREFCQCDFDIAGQFDPMIPDAECLKIICEILSGLQLGDFLIKVNDRRIVDGMFAVCGVPESKFRAICASMDKLDKMSWRDVRHEMVAKKGLSPEVADRIGEYAQCHGGVSLIEQMFQDPRLSQNKQALEGLGDLKLLFEYLTLFGIAEKICFDLSLARGLDYYTGVIYEAVLLQTPTQTGEETLNVGSVAAGGRYDELVAMFDPKGHKVPCVGLSIGVERIFSIVEQRMKTSFKKVRTTETQVFVATPQKNFLRERLKLIAELWNAGIKAEMLYKNNPKLLTQLHYCENTGIPFVVIIGEQEQKEGVIKLRSVASRKEVAIKRENLVAEIQKRLSES, encoded by the exons ATGCCCCAGCTCGGACTTCTGCCCAGGAGGACCTGGGCTGCGCTGCTCAGCCAGCTCCTGCGACCGCCCCACTCTGCGTGCATCCCTGCAGTCGGTTGTCATAGCCAG gtTGCAGAGGCAGTGTTAACATCCCATCTGAAACCACATCAAGAGAAACCAAATTTTATCATTAAGATACCAAAG GGCACCAGGGATCTTAGTCCTGAACAGATGGTTGTGAGGGAGAAAATTCTTGATATGGTCGTCAGCTGTTTTAAACGTCATGGAGCAAAGGGTTTGGATACCCCAGCATTTGAGTTAAAG GAAACACTTACTGAGAAATATGAAGAGAATTCTGGGCTCATTTATGATCTGAAGGATCAAGGTGGAGAACTGCTGTCCCTTCGCTATGACCTTACT GAGGTCCCCTTTGCTCGTTATTTGGCCatgaataaattgaagaagatgaAACGCTACCAAGTTGGAAAGGTGTGGCGGCGAGAGAGCCCAACGATAGTCCAAGGCCGCTACAGAGAGTTCTGCCAGTGT GATTTTGACATTGCTGGTCAGTTCGACCCAATGATCCCTGATGCAGAATGTTTGAAGATCATATGTGAAATCCTAAGTGGGTTGCAGCTAGGGGACTTTCTCATTAAG GTCAATGATCGGCGGATTGTGGATGGAATGTTTGCTGTCTGTGGTGTTCCTGAAAGCAAGTTCCGTGCCATCTGTGCCTCGATGGACAAACTAGACAAG ATGTCTTGGAGAGATGTGAGACATGAGATGGTGGCAAAGAAAGGCTTGTCTCCTGAGGTGGCTGATCGAATTGGGGAGTATGCCCAATGCCATG GTGGAGTATCCCTGATAGAGCAAATGTTCCAGGATCCCAGACTATCTCAGAATAAGCAGGCCTTGGAAGGCCTGGGGGACCTGAAGCTGCTTTTTGAATACTTGACTTTATTTGGAATTGCTGAGAAG ATTTGCTTTGACCTAAGCCTGGCTCGGGGCTTGGATTACTATACAGGAGTGATCTATGAAGCAGTACTGCTACAGACCCCAACTCAGACTGGAGAGGAAACCCTGAATGTGGGCAGTGTGGCAGCTGGTGGGCGCTATGATGAGCTGGTGGCCATGTTTGACCCCAAGGGCCACAAGGTGCCATGTGTAGGGCTGAGCATTGGAGTAGAGCGAATCTTCTCCATTGTGGAGCAGAGGATGAAG ACTTCTTTTAAGAAGGTACGCACCACAGAGACCCAAGTGTTTGTGGCCACACCCCAGAAGAACTTTCTCCGAGAACGGTTGAAACTGATTGCAGAGCTTTGGAATGCTGGGATTAAG GCAGAGATGCTATACAAGAACAACCCTAAACTATTAACCCAACTGCACTATTGTGAGAACACAGGCATTCCATTTGTGGTCATTATTGGTGAGCAAGAACAGAAGGAAGGGGTCATCAAGCTCCGATCGGTGGCCAGCAGAAAGGAG GTTGCCATTAAACGGGAAAATCTTGTGGCTGAAATTCAGAAGCGACTGTCTGAGTCTTGA
- the Zmat2 gene encoding zinc finger matrin-type protein 2, translating into MASGSGTKNLDFRRKWDKDEYEKLAEKRLTEEREKKDGKPVQPVKRELLRHRDYKVDLESKLGKTIVITKTTPQSEMGGYYCNVCDCVVKDSINFLDHINGKKHQRNLGMSMRVERSTLDQVKKRFEVNKKKMEEKQKDYDFEERMKELREEEEKAKAYKKEKQKEKKRRAEEDLTFEEDDEMAAVMGFSGFGSTKKSY; encoded by the exons ATGGCGTCGGGCAGCGGG ACAAAAAACTTGGACTTTCGCCGAAAGTGGGACAAAGATGAATACGAGAAGCTCGCCGAGAAGAGGCTCacggaagagagagaaaagaaggatg GAAAACCAGTGCAGCCAGTCAAGAGGGAACTTCTGCGGCACAGGGACTACAAAGTGGACTTGGAATCTAAGCTTGGGAAGACAATTGTCATTACCAAGACCACCCCACAGTCTGAGATGGGAGG ATATTACTGCAATGTCTGCGACTGTGTGGTAAAAGACTCTATCAACTTCCTGGATCACATTAATGGAAAGAAAC ATCAGCGAAACCTGGGTATGTCTATGCGTGTGGAACGTTCCACCCTGGATCAGGTGAAGAAACGTTTTGAAGTCAACAAGAAGAAGAtggaagagaagcagaaagattATGATTTTGAGGAAAGGATGAAGGAGCTCAGAGAAGAG GAGGAAAAGGCTAAAGCAtataagaaagagaaacagaaggagaagaagaggagggccGAGGAAGACTTGACATTTGAAGAGGATGATGAGATGGCAGCTGTGATGGGCTTCTCTGGCTTTGGTTCCACCAAGAAGAGTTACTGA